In Daphnia magna isolate NIES linkage group LG7, ASM2063170v1.1, whole genome shotgun sequence, a single genomic region encodes these proteins:
- the LOC116927733 gene encoding uncharacterized protein LOC116927733: MLKQEVASLSARVAFLESQKRDLELANQDLSERLADLERTSGRTDMCHRELQKDFVELRDKLFKAYDEKNNSFVKSVLASGFKMMFHTRFSKLSFEALYQVLLPIDRYNSEKLCMRKQLLLPLIKLVHDFPHQDLAFRFGISPATSSLIFRSWVSIFNDRLYKRIVRSPNRDCNKATLPMLYREHFSDLTEIIDCYETQVQKPHSLKDQVALYSSYKGRDTVKGLAAATGHGVLTFMSPLFCGRKSDKHIVLQSGYLDHIQRGDLVLADRGFLIEEEMAIRGAKLVTPAFMKNQKQFHAKTTDATRRTANSRIHIERFIGSLRNRFKVMKGPIPIKYLYCYDDSGLTLYDKIVRVYSILNNLSPSIVSSD; the protein is encoded by the coding sequence ATGCTGAAGCAAGAAGTCGCATCCCTTTCAGCTCGTGTAGCTTTTCTGGAATCACAGAAACGTGACCTCGAATTGGCCAATCAAGATTTATCTGAACGATTGGCTGACTTGGAACGAACCTCGGGGCGAACTGATATGTGCCACCGTGAGTTGCAAAAAGATTTTGTTGAGCTGAGAGACAAGCTTTTTAAGGCGTACGATGAGAAGAACAATTCTTTTGTTAAGTCAGTTTTGGCGAGCGGATTCAAAATGATGTTTCATACAAGATTTTCCAAACTATCATTTGAAGCACTCTATCAAGTTTTACTGCCAATCGACCGCTACAATAGCGAAAAGCTTTGCATGCGCAAACAGCTGCTGTTACCGTTGATCAAACTGGTTCACGATTTCCCCCATCAAGATTTAGCTTTCCGATTTGGAATAAGCCCAGCCACGTCATCTCTAATCTTCAGATCCTGGGTTTCAATTTTTAACGACCGTTTGTACAAGAGAATTGTAAGATCGCCTAACCGTGATTGCAACAAGGCTACTCTTCCTATGCTCTACAGAGAACATTTTTCCGATCTTACAGAGATCATTGATTGCTACGAAACGCAAGTTCAGAAGCCTCATTCTTTGAAGGATCAAGTCGCTTTATATTCATCTTACAAAGGTCGAGACACAGTCAAGGGTCTAGCTGCAGCAACTGGACACGGAGTTCTCACTTTTATGTCACCCTTATTCTGTGGCCGAAAGAGTGACAAACATATTGTTCTCCAAAGTGGATATTTAGACCACATTCAACGTGGAGACTTGGTCCTTGCAGATCGTGGTTTTCTCATCGAGGAGGAAATGGCCATTCGAGGCGCGAAGCTCGTAACTCCCGCTTTCATGAAGAACCAGAAGCAGTTTCATGCGAAGACAACCGATGCGACTCGAAGAACCGCTAATTCGCGCATTCACATCGAGCGATTCATTGGCTCGTTGCGGAACCGATTCAAAGTAATGAAAGGGCCAATCCCCATAAAATATCTTTACTGCTACGACGATTCTGGCTTGACTTTGTATGACAAAATTGTCCGTGTTTACAGCATTCTGAACAACCTTTCCCCGAGTATTGTATCTTCtgattaa